CACAGCCAACAATGTCGGGAATCACCGACTTCCTCGGCCGTGCCATTAGCACGGTCAAGCAGGCCATCGATGCCGATAACGCCGCCGAGTACGACAAGGCCTTTCAACTATACACAAAGTCGCTCGAGCTCTTCGTCCTTGCCGTCAAGTGGGAGAAGAACCCAAAGTCAAAGGAGCTCATCCGCCAGAAGACGGCCGAGTATATGGACCGCGCCGAGAAGCTCAAAACATACCTCAACGAAGCGGAGAGTAAAAAGAGCGGCGGGGGCGGGAACAAACCCGGTGCCGTGGGCGTTAATGGCGGCGGCAAGGGTAAGGGGAGCGCTGACGACGGCGATGAGGACAACAAGAAGCTGCGCAACGCTCTCAGCGGCGCCATCCTGCAGGAGCGGCCCAATGTACGGTGGGACGACGTAGCCGGTCTCGAGGGCGCCAAAGATACGCTAAAGGAGGCCGTCGTGCTGCCCATCAAGTTCCCGTCACTGTTCCAGGGCAAGCGTCAGGCGTGGAAGGGTATTCTCCTCTACGGCCCGCCTGGAACGGGTAAGAGTTATCTGGCCAAGGCGGTCGCGACGGAGGCAAACAGCACATTCTTCAGTGTCAGCAGTTCCGATCTCGTAAGCAAGTGGATGGGAGAGAGTGAGAGGTGAGTTGATTATCGGTTGCGCAAACACGCAAGCAGTACACTAACGGAACAAAACAGGCTCGTCAAGGCCCTGTTCAGCATGGCGAGAGAAAACAAGCCCTCGGTCCTGTTCATTGACGAAATCGACGCCCTCTGCGGCCCCCGCGGCGAAGGCGAGTCCGAGGCGTCAAGACGTATCAAGACGGAGCTGCTCGTGCAGATGGACGGTGTCGGAAACGACAGCAAGGGCATCCTGGTCCTGGGCGCGACCAACATCCCCTGGCAGCTCGACGCCGCCATCCGCAGACGTTTCCAGCGCCGCGTGCACATTGGTCTCCCCGACGTCAACGGCCGCGCGCGCATGTTCAAGCTGGCCGTCGGCGACACGGAAACGCACCTCCAGGCGGACGACTACCGCGTCCTGGCCGAGCTGTCGGAGGGTTTCTCGGGCAGTGATATTGCCAACGTGGTGCAGCAGGCTTTGATGGGGCCCGTTCGCAAGATTATCCAAGCCACACACTTTAAGCCGGTATGCTGCCTCGACTTCTGTCATGTGCTATAGATGGAATGATGCTAACTGTGTTTAGGTTGTTCACGAGGGCCAGAAGAAGTTGACACCTTGCTCGCCCGGCGACCCCCAAGCCAAGGAGATGACGTATCACGACGTCGACTCGGAGGAGCTGATGGCGCCCATCATCGAGCTCAAGGACTTCAAGCAGGCCTTGAGGGACTCGCATCCCACTGTTTCCGACGACGATGCCGCCAAGCAAATAGAGTGGACAAACGAGTTTGGTAGCGAGGGCGCATGAGCTGGGTCCTCTGGTTATTGTGGACGGGATGGGGTGGTGTTGATTTCGAAGAAGACTCTGGAGATTATCTCAAATGAGAACGAAAGAATGGAAAGAAACAGAAACTATTTGGGATGGTATGGGTGGTGTacacgggggggggggggggggggggggtggatGGGCTGTGGTCGAGAGTTGGGGGCGTCCTCTGGCGTTGAAACGGCCGGCATTTTGGGTTGGGGGAAATATCAAAcgtattactctttttttgtcTATtgttcccttttttttagtttctaCTGCATTGCAACCTCCATTCTGCCCCCTTCTCGATACAACGTACAATCTAAAAAGTTGGCCTACCATGAAGATGAGAGAGGCCGGGTTATTTAGGATTTTAAGGGTGGGAGTGAGTACTTGAACGGGAGGCTTTTGGTCTGAAGAAATTATGGGTCTCTGACGGACTAGGTGCAGTCAGGTCAGACCCAAGCCAAGAGACTACTCAATCATGGAACTCTCACTGAGCCACATTCACTCATCATGGTAGACTGAACAAGGGGCAGACGGTATTCTGGGGGTATGGGTTCGGTTGTTCTTTCAACTGTACATACACACATATTGTAGAATGATGCATTAACATTTTTTCAAAGCCCAAAAACTCCGTTCAAATAAGCCCGGTTTTTCTCTCATTTCCCCCCATAAAACTCCCAAAAcagaaaaaaaaggaacagggaaaaaaaaaaagccacaGGTAGATAACAagatgagagagagaagagccGGGAATGATGCCTAAGGTACTTGCCGCCAGACCTGCGTTTGAAAAAAAGAGCCAGAAGAAGTTTTTTTGGAACAAGGTTGGGGTAGATGGGGGGGTATGTGCAAAGAAGACTGAGGGTTGTACAGAAACCGACGTTCTCTTCTTTACTCATCCTTGGACTTggacttcttcttcttcttcttttcgcCGTCTGCCTTTTCGGGCTCGGCGGCGCCGGCCTCGGACTCGCGCTtgcgcttcttctccttcttttccttcttgtccttggacttttccttcttctccttcttctccttcttgacGTCCTCGGCGACGGCGTCGACCATTTCCGCGTCGTCGAGCGTGAGGTCGCCCTCGACTTGCTCCAGGACAGAGGCCTTTGGAATATTAGCATGGTAATTTAGAGAAACATCAAGAGAATGCAGTGAGTGACTTACCATGACGTCGGAGTTCTTGGCGGGCTTCTTGCCGGTGGCGTAGAACTCGAGACGGTCCTCGACCTGCTGGCGGAGGGCCTCGCCGAACTTGGTGTTGGGGTTCTCGGTGTAGTTGTCGATACGGCTGGCAATGGAGCACTTGTTGGCGAGGTAGCGGGAGATGCGGCCCTTGTTCTTGACGGCGGCCTTGCCGATGAAGCTGCTGTGGTAGATGAGACCGTACTTGGGCGTGTTGCTCTTGGTCTTCAGGGCGCGGAAGAGGGCCTTCTCGGCGCCGAGGATCTGCAGGGTCGAGGCCGGGTACTTTGACAGGTTGGTCAGGGAGCCGGCGTGGGAGATGAGCTTGGCGGCGACGGGGGTGCCGATGAGGGTCTGCAGGTTGGGCGCGACGATGGACATCTTCTTGTCGAGGTAGTTTGCGGTCGAGCGGCGGGCCTCGGCCTGCGCGACGACGGCCTCGGCGAAGCCCTTGACGATCTCGAGATCGGCGGGGGTGATGGAGAGACCCATGGAGACCTTTGCGGCGTCGATGATGGCCTGGGCCTTTTCGCCGTCCTCCTCGACGAGGGCGGCGATGTCGTGGAGGCGGTCGTCGGTGAGGGTGGCCTTGTCGCCGATGGCGAGGACGAGCTTGGCGTAGGTGAGGTTGTCCGACTCGATCTTGACGAGCTCGGGGAAGTGCCAGCCGTACCACTCGCGCACGCGCATGAAGAACTGGTTGACGCCCTTGTCCTGGAACTCGACGGTGGCGCTGGCCTGGATGACGTGGTTGTCGTTCTTGGTGGTGCTGAACTTGACCTTTGCGCGCGAGTACGAGTGGCCGAGACCGAGGCCGGCGGCGGTCGAGTCGCCCGTCTGCAGGCCCTTGAGGAGGCGGTCGGCGTGCAGGCGGACGCCGCGGAGGAGGTCGCCGGCGACCTCGGAGGTCTCAGAGGTCTCGCAGTCGATGCCGGAGAAGGTGCTCTTGATCACGGAGGCCAGGTTCTTCTCGGCCACGGCGATGGTGATTTTGCTCTTCTTGCCGCTCGTCTGGGGGAGGTTGAGCTCGAGGACGGACTTGAGGTGGTCGGACATGAGACCCTCGGAGATGTGGTTGATCTCGTCAAGTGCCTGCTTTCCGGTGCTATGAGAAGGGTATTGTCAGCAGGGTGTTCTTTATTCTTGTCTCCAATGCTGTGGTCCCGCATCCAAGACGCGCTCTCGAGAGATCCCCTCCTTCGCGCAGCCTCCAGCCTCCAGCCTTCAGCTACCACCAAAACCACCACTGCACTCAATTCGCGAAATTGGGGAAGTCGTACTCAAAGGGAGTGAAGTTGACCAGCTTGACCATCTTGCCAAACTTGGAGAGGTCGGCAATGGTCTCCTGGGCCTCCTTCTGGCGCAGGCCGATGCTGTCGGGCTGGTGCTCGATCTGGAACACACCGTAGCCCATGGGGGCCTCGTAGAGGAGGTAGTTGATCGCCGCCATTTTGGAAACCTCTGTCTATTTCTCTCTCTGATCTTGATGTTCGTTGGCGCGGGAGGGGGGACCGGACAATCAAGCCTCGCGGAAGTTATTGTGGGTGGGCAGAGGCGAGTCGACAGCGCTGGTCAAAAAAAGAGAGGTCGAAAAAAAGTATCCAGAGTCGGATTTTTTTCTTCAATTTTTCCTTTCCCCCCACTGGTGTCAATTGGAAATTTTTCTGGAGCTCCAATGCTGACGCTCGGGCCAGGCGTCTCGTCGGTGTGGGTGGTGGGAGGGTCACGTGGATGGCCTCCGGCATGAGACGACGCCGGCAGCCGATGGTGGGGCAGTGTCTGTGGCTGGGCTGATGTGGCTCAACACTTGATGTTGCTCAATGGGAGTGGGAGAGACAGCAGCAGTAGAGTCACTCCATCTTCACATGAGGACGCAATCATGTCATGGAACTTGTCTGCATACGTTCACCAGTTGATCTATATCCGTTCCTATATATCTTTATCTGTATGTATATGTGTTGCATTCAGCGAACTGAGCGGCTTGACTCTGGTGCTTCTATGGTTGTTAGTCGCAACCTCGAGAATTCTACGAATAGCTCAGCATTACCCCAATCAAGACCTTTTCCAATTAACTGAAAGCTTTCAAGTAATTCTCAAGACTCTGTATTCAATTTTGATGTTTTGCGGCTTCAGCTAGCCGTGTGGTTGCGGAGTTGTGAATTTTCTTGGTGATTTGGATGTTGATTCAAATTCAACATTGGAGTTATGTTTCAGTACGTCCGAAGACTCTCAACTCTTCACACTCAATCTTGGGAGCAAGTTTTTGGAACGTTCAATAATTCGTCCTATTCAAGTAAACCGCCCAGTCAATCCATCTGTTTTAACATCATTCATAAAGTCTTTCGTCCAGCTTCCTATCAAATAGCTAATCAATTACATGGAATGCTACAGCGCAGGCTCATCATC
The Colletotrichum lupini chromosome 6, complete sequence DNA segment above includes these coding regions:
- a CDS encoding vacuolar protein sorting-associated protein 4, with translation MRDFQQVPHPHHLPKAPRLAQRSITNCPGNVTESKPTSASSRFLTRPNFQPSTRLRQAPTTSSGPYRFFHLPTPDPEVISQRRGRTRRRSHRESFPRSFHFSRYPTSSTPLNRRAPRETKANSQPTMSGITDFLGRAISTVKQAIDADNAAEYDKAFQLYTKSLELFVLAVKWEKNPKSKELIRQKTAEYMDRAEKLKTYLNEAESKKSGGGGNKPGAVGVNGGGKGKGSADDGDEDNKKLRNALSGAILQERPNVRWDDVAGLEGAKDTLKEAVVLPIKFPSLFQGKRQAWKGILLYGPPGTGKSYLAKAVATEANSTFFSVSSSDLVSKWMGESERLVKALFSMARENKPSVLFIDEIDALCGPRGEGESEASRRIKTELLVQMDGVGNDSKGILVLGATNIPWQLDAAIRRRFQRRVHIGLPDVNGRARMFKLAVGDTETHLQADDYRVLAELSEGFSGSDIANVVQQALMGPVRKIIQATHFKPVVHEGQKKLTPCSPGDPQAKEMTYHDVDSEELMAPIIELKDFKQALRDSHPTVSDDDAAKQIEWTNEFGSEGA
- a CDS encoding NOSIC domain-containing protein, which translates into the protein MAAINYLLYEAPMGYGVFQIEHQPDSIGLRQKEAQETIADLSKFGKMVKLVNFTPFDTGKQALDEINHISEGLMSDHLKSVLELNLPQTSGKKSKITIAVAEKNLASVIKSTFSGIDCETSETSEVAGDLLRGVRLHADRLLKGLQTGDSTAAGLGLGHSYSRAKVKFSTTKNDNHVIQASATVEFQDKGVNQFFMRVREWYGWHFPELVKIESDNLTYAKLVLAIGDKATLTDDRLHDIAALVEEDGEKAQAIIDAAKVSMGLSITPADLEIVKGFAEAVVAQAEARRSTANYLDKKMSIVAPNLQTLIGTPVAAKLISHAGSLTNLSKYPASTLQILGAEKALFRALKTKSNTPKYGLIYHSSFIGKAAVKNKGRISRYLANKCSIASRIDNYTENPNTKFGEALRQQVEDRLEFYATGKKPAKNSDVMASVLEQVEGDLTLDDAEMVDAVAEDVKKEKKEKKEKSKDKKEKKEKKRKRESEAGAAEPEKADGEKKKKKKSKSKDE